The following coding sequences are from one Streptomyces dengpaensis window:
- a CDS encoding Gfo/Idh/MocA family protein: MTEIPTAWTHRPVEVGLVGAGPWARAMHARMLAAGPETRLAAVWARRPEAAQQTATPYGAHVAASFDELLDHCEAVAFAVPPAVQADLAPLAAKKGKALLLEKPLGPDLPSAQRVAEAVAEAGVISQLVLTKRYHPTTRAFLDTARTLDVLGARSCYLHGAFLGGDFATGWRLEHGALLDLGPHLLDLLDAAIGPITHIRTAGDPRRWVEMTCEHANGAVSQASLSGSVNVPRALTRLELFGPQPNVVYDTAGIDHEQCWPILRREFATALRTHTPTELDAHRGLYLQTLIHQATPS; encoded by the coding sequence GTGACCGAGATACCCACCGCCTGGACCCACCGGCCCGTCGAGGTCGGCCTCGTGGGCGCCGGCCCCTGGGCCCGGGCCATGCACGCCCGCATGCTGGCCGCCGGCCCGGAAACCCGGCTGGCCGCCGTCTGGGCTCGCCGCCCCGAAGCCGCCCAGCAGACAGCAACCCCCTACGGGGCCCATGTCGCAGCAAGCTTCGACGAACTCCTCGACCACTGCGAAGCCGTCGCCTTCGCCGTCCCGCCCGCCGTCCAGGCCGACCTGGCACCGCTCGCGGCCAAGAAGGGCAAGGCCCTTCTGCTGGAAAAGCCGCTCGGCCCCGACCTGCCCTCGGCACAGCGCGTCGCCGAGGCCGTCGCCGAGGCAGGCGTCATCTCCCAACTCGTCCTCACCAAGCGCTATCACCCCACCACACGCGCCTTCCTCGACACCGCCCGCACCCTCGACGTGCTCGGCGCCCGCTCCTGCTACCTCCATGGGGCGTTCCTCGGCGGCGACTTCGCCACCGGCTGGCGCCTCGAACACGGCGCACTCCTCGACCTCGGCCCCCACCTGCTCGACCTCCTCGACGCCGCGATCGGCCCGATCACACACATCCGCACCGCCGGCGACCCGCGCCGATGGGTCGAGATGACCTGCGAGCACGCCAACGGCGCCGTGAGCCAGGCATCACTGTCCGGTTCGGTCAACGTGCCGCGCGCCCTGACCCGCCTCGAACTCTTCGGCCCCCAGCCGAACGTCGTCTACGACACCGCCGGCATCGACCACGAGCAGTGCTGGCCTATTCTGCGACGCGAGTTCGCCACCGCCCTGCGCACGCACACCCCCACCGAACTCGATGCCCACCGCGGCCTGTACCTGCAGACCCTCATCCACCAGGCCACACCGAGCTGA
- a CDS encoding ROK family transcriptional regulator, translating into MTPNQVSAGELLQLIRSGRANTRTDLQRATGLSRSTVGQRLDLLNRAGWLRHSTGNSTGGRPSHHIAFDPTHASVIAVDLETRHARIAVLDLAGTILAEHTGPLHINEGPEWVLDQLASWFPDLIDAAGVDATHICGVGLSVPGPVDWETGRVVEPPIMPGWDQYPIRERLQKAYADHVGPSMEDGPVPVFVDNDANLMALAEHQANHRSCSAFVLVKVSTGIGAGVVIGNSVYRGIDGGAGDIGHIRLHDRPDALCMCGSHGCLAAVASGRALAKELSSLGGDITSGSDVKRLLTEGHPDAIRLAREAGRRIGEVLVTVVTLLNPGVLMLAGELSGVPFMTGVRELLYQRAMPRTTANLQIVTSRLGDHAGLIGATTMVVECLYCPARADARLNRLAL; encoded by the coding sequence ATGACGCCGAACCAGGTCAGCGCGGGAGAGCTGCTGCAACTGATCCGCAGCGGCCGCGCCAACACCCGAACTGACCTGCAACGCGCCACGGGCCTGTCCCGCTCCACCGTCGGACAGCGCCTGGACCTCCTCAACCGCGCCGGGTGGCTGCGGCACAGCACCGGCAACTCCACCGGCGGACGTCCCTCCCACCACATCGCCTTCGACCCCACTCACGCCTCGGTCATCGCCGTCGACCTGGAGACCAGGCACGCCCGCATCGCCGTCCTGGACCTGGCCGGCACGATCCTCGCCGAGCACACCGGACCCCTCCACATCAACGAGGGCCCGGAGTGGGTGCTGGACCAACTGGCCTCGTGGTTCCCGGACCTGATCGACGCCGCCGGTGTGGACGCCACCCACATCTGCGGCGTCGGGCTGTCGGTGCCCGGCCCGGTCGACTGGGAGACCGGCAGGGTCGTCGAACCCCCCATCATGCCCGGCTGGGACCAATACCCCATCCGCGAACGCCTCCAGAAGGCCTACGCCGATCACGTGGGGCCCAGCATGGAGGACGGGCCTGTGCCCGTCTTCGTCGACAACGACGCCAACCTCATGGCACTGGCCGAGCACCAGGCCAACCACCGGTCCTGCTCAGCCTTCGTCCTGGTCAAGGTCTCCACCGGCATCGGCGCGGGAGTCGTCATCGGCAACAGCGTCTACCGCGGCATCGACGGGGGCGCCGGCGACATCGGCCACATCCGCCTCCACGACCGGCCGGACGCGCTGTGCATGTGCGGCTCCCACGGCTGCCTGGCCGCTGTCGCCAGCGGCCGGGCACTGGCCAAGGAACTCTCCAGCCTCGGCGGCGACATCACCTCGGGATCCGATGTCAAACGTCTGCTCACCGAGGGCCACCCCGACGCCATTCGCCTGGCCCGGGAGGCCGGCCGACGCATCGGCGAGGTCCTCGTCACCGTCGTCACCCTCCTCAACCCCGGCGTTCTGATGCTGGCCGGGGAACTCTCCGGCGTCCCGTTCATGACCGGCGTGCGCGAGCTGCTCTATCAGCGCGCCATGCCCCGCACCACCGCCAACCTGCAGATCGTCACTTCACGCCTCGGCGACCATGCCGGCCTGATCGGCGCCACGACCATGGTCGTGGAGTGCCTCTACTGCCCGGCCCGCGCCGACGCCCGCCTCAATCGCCTCGCGCTCTGA
- a CDS encoding carbohydrate ABC transporter permease codes for MTRARFEDGLFGVLRWIVIAFLAVITVVPFYYMLLLSLKPIDALLLDPGSLWISAKDFTLSTYRDVLRSTDDGGQGFLKFLLNSALVSLGTVALTMLAAVPGAYAVSRLKFFGHRQVSALFLAVYMFPATLLAVPLFVVFAKLGLSSSLVGLAIVYVAQTVPVSIYMLRNYLVTIPYSIEEAAALDGASRMQTVRKVILPLALPSLMATGLYIFMIAWNEFLFALLFLAAEPGKWTVPLGLAQLSNGIEVSKTVLMAGSVVLTIPVVLLFFAAERLLTEGLTSGADKS; via the coding sequence CTGACCCGGGCCCGATTCGAGGACGGACTCTTCGGAGTCCTGCGCTGGATCGTCATCGCGTTCCTCGCGGTGATCACCGTGGTGCCCTTCTACTACATGCTGTTGCTGTCGCTGAAGCCCATCGACGCCCTGCTGCTCGACCCCGGATCCCTGTGGATCTCGGCCAAGGACTTCACCCTGTCCACGTACCGGGACGTGCTGCGCTCCACCGACGACGGCGGCCAGGGCTTCTTGAAGTTCCTGCTCAACTCCGCACTTGTCTCGCTCGGTACGGTCGCACTGACCATGCTGGCCGCCGTGCCCGGCGCCTACGCCGTGAGCCGGCTGAAGTTCTTCGGCCACCGCCAGGTCAGCGCGCTCTTCCTGGCCGTCTACATGTTCCCGGCGACGCTGCTGGCCGTCCCCCTGTTCGTCGTCTTCGCCAAACTGGGGCTGTCCTCCAGCCTGGTCGGACTCGCCATCGTCTACGTCGCCCAGACCGTGCCGGTGTCGATCTACATGCTCCGCAACTACCTGGTCACCATTCCCTACTCCATCGAGGAGGCGGCCGCACTCGACGGCGCCAGCCGGATGCAGACCGTCCGGAAGGTGATCCTGCCGCTCGCCCTGCCCTCCCTCATGGCGACCGGCCTGTACATCTTCATGATCGCCTGGAACGAGTTCCTGTTCGCCCTGCTCTTCCTGGCCGCCGAGCCCGGCAAGTGGACCGTCCCCCTCGGGCTGGCCCAGCTCTCCAACGGCATCGAGGTCTCCAAGACCGTCCTCATGGCGGGATCAGTGGTGCTGACGATCCCCGTGGTACTTCTGTTCTTCGCCGCCGAGCGCCTGCTCACCGAGGGCCTGACCAGCGGCGCCGACAAGAGCTGA
- a CDS encoding carbohydrate ABC transporter permease has protein sequence MTTAPAGAPQRRDTSPGPADRPAPPGRRPMTASRRENRAGLAFVSPTFLVVLVVVILPILWTVLLAFQDAKLVDIQGMGLFGNWSLDNFAEVFDSAGFWSSLTTTLIYTAGATIGSVTLGLIAALALRKPFRGRGLLRAAMLLPYVAPVVAVAFVWEVALSPQYGVVNDWGRRLFGWDDPIAFLSTREYEVHLLGLHFDIPLALLTVIAFECWRYFPFAFLFILARLQAVPDGLEEAALVDGATPTQRFRHILLPQLMPVIALLCVLRFILTFNKFDDVYLLTGGGAGTDVAAVRVYDFLTARYDVGAAAAQALVLAVVLMILLGLYFKFFGNKVKEES, from the coding sequence ATGACTACAGCTCCAGCCGGCGCGCCGCAGCGCCGGGACACCAGCCCCGGGCCGGCCGACCGGCCCGCTCCCCCGGGCCGCCGCCCGATGACCGCCAGCCGTCGCGAGAACCGCGCGGGGCTCGCGTTCGTCTCACCCACCTTCCTCGTGGTCCTCGTGGTGGTCATCCTGCCCATCCTGTGGACCGTGCTGCTCGCGTTCCAGGACGCCAAGCTCGTCGACATCCAGGGCATGGGCCTCTTCGGCAACTGGTCCCTGGACAACTTCGCCGAGGTCTTCGACTCCGCCGGCTTCTGGTCCAGCCTGACCACCACCCTCATCTACACCGCGGGTGCCACGATCGGCTCCGTCACCCTCGGACTCATCGCCGCGCTCGCGCTGCGCAAGCCCTTCCGCGGCCGCGGTCTGCTGCGCGCCGCGATGCTGCTGCCGTATGTCGCCCCCGTCGTGGCCGTGGCCTTCGTCTGGGAGGTCGCGCTCAGCCCTCAGTACGGCGTGGTCAACGACTGGGGCCGGCGCCTGTTCGGCTGGGACGACCCCATCGCCTTCCTCTCCACCCGCGAGTACGAAGTCCACCTGCTCGGCCTGCACTTCGACATCCCCCTGGCGCTGCTGACCGTCATCGCCTTCGAGTGCTGGCGCTACTTCCCCTTCGCCTTCCTGTTCATCCTCGCCCGGCTGCAGGCGGTCCCCGACGGCCTGGAGGAGGCGGCCCTGGTGGACGGCGCCACCCCCACCCAGCGCTTCCGCCACATCCTGCTGCCCCAGCTCATGCCGGTCATCGCCCTGTTGTGCGTGCTGCGGTTCATCCTGACCTTCAACAAGTTCGACGACGTCTACCTGCTGACCGGTGGTGGCGCGGGCACCGACGTGGCCGCCGTCCGGGTCTACGACTTCCTCACAGCCCGCTACGACGTGGGTGCCGCGGCTGCCCAGGCGCTCGTCCTGGCCGTCGTGCTCATGATCCTGCTGGGCCTCTACTTCAAGTTCTTCGGCAACAAGGTGAAGGAGGAATCGTGA
- a CDS encoding ABC transporter substrate-binding protein — MRTKSRRSTTIAVGITAALGIGLLSGCSSGSTGPGKPDREITVWSQENLPDRVAAQQKIIDGFEKETGVKVRLVGVDEGQMPQLIMSAAASGTLPDVIGAAPMGQVWQMYTNGLLNTSIPKEIISELGSGTFNANALDLTSDGKTSLGVPSDAWLQLLVYRKDQFDQKQLAAPDTYDRALGAAKALTTKGHDGISAATDPGDVFTSQSFESLALANDCQLVDTSHEVALESPQCETAFKTYDELARTYGAPGTQTVDSTRATYFAGQSSMIIWSSFLLDELAGLRKDALPSCPECRKDPEYLASNSGIVTAMKGPDASEAAQFGEITSWVTTKTAETAASREFIEYMMGTGYESWFGMAPEGKIPVRQGTATQPERYINAWRHSEIGVDTKKPFDQVFPASLLNQLADGVSNMRRWGITQGEGALVGATNGELPVPKAIGAMTTGQTSPSEAAREAGDEVAALKKSLQ, encoded by the coding sequence ATGCGCACCAAGAGCCGGCGATCGACGACGATCGCGGTGGGCATCACAGCAGCCCTGGGGATCGGGCTGCTGTCGGGCTGCTCCAGCGGCAGCACCGGGCCCGGAAAGCCGGACCGTGAGATCACGGTCTGGTCCCAGGAGAACCTGCCGGACCGCGTCGCGGCCCAACAGAAGATCATCGACGGGTTCGAGAAGGAGACGGGGGTCAAGGTCCGTCTCGTCGGGGTCGACGAGGGACAGATGCCTCAGCTGATCATGTCGGCGGCGGCCTCCGGCACGCTGCCGGACGTCATCGGCGCGGCCCCGATGGGCCAGGTCTGGCAGATGTACACCAACGGCCTGCTCAACACGAGCATCCCGAAGGAGATCATCAGCGAGCTGGGGAGCGGCACCTTCAACGCCAACGCCCTGGACCTGACCTCCGACGGGAAAACCAGCCTCGGAGTGCCCTCCGACGCCTGGCTCCAGCTGCTGGTCTACCGCAAGGACCAGTTCGACCAGAAGCAGCTGGCGGCCCCCGACACCTACGATCGGGCCCTGGGCGCCGCCAAGGCGCTCACCACCAAGGGCCACGACGGCATATCGGCCGCCACCGACCCCGGTGACGTCTTCACCTCGCAGAGCTTCGAGAGCCTGGCCCTGGCCAACGACTGCCAGCTGGTCGACACCAGCCACGAGGTCGCCCTCGAATCCCCGCAGTGCGAGACCGCCTTCAAGACCTACGACGAGCTCGCCCGCACCTACGGCGCCCCGGGCACCCAGACCGTGGACTCCACCCGGGCCACCTACTTCGCGGGCCAGTCCTCGATGATCATCTGGTCGTCGTTCCTGCTCGACGAACTCGCCGGTCTGCGCAAGGACGCCCTGCCCAGCTGCCCCGAGTGCCGCAAGGACCCGGAGTACCTCGCGTCCAACAGCGGCATCGTCACCGCGATGAAGGGTCCGGACGCCAGCGAGGCGGCGCAGTTCGGCGAGATCACCTCCTGGGTGACCACGAAGACCGCCGAGACCGCCGCCTCCCGCGAGTTCATCGAGTACATGATGGGCACCGGTTACGAGTCCTGGTTCGGCATGGCGCCCGAGGGCAAGATCCCCGTCCGGCAGGGCACGGCCACACAGCCCGAGCGCTACATCAACGCGTGGCGGCACAGCGAGATCGGCGTCGACACCAAGAAGCCCTTCGACCAGGTCTTCCCCGCGAGCCTGCTCAACCAACTCGCCGACGGCGTCAGCAACATGCGTCGCTGGGGCATCACCCAGGGCGAAGGCGCGCTCGTCGGCGCCACCAACGGTGAACTGCCCGTGCCCAAGGCCATCGGCGCCATGACCACCGGCCAGACCTCCCCCTCGGAGGCGGCACGCGAAGCCGGCGACGAGGTCGCCGCCCTCAAGAAGTCCCTGCAGTAG
- a CDS encoding zinc-dependent alcohol dehydrogenase — translation MERVVQFTGPRQVEVAEQVRADLPPGHLRVRTRYSGISAGTELTAYRGTNPYLTRTWDPEARLFRDGAAGMEYPVAGWGYSEVGEVVEVSPELAGTPGLPQPGDLVWGIWGHRSEGIVPAERMIGHTLPAGLEPLAGAFARVGAIAYNAVLAGDIHLGEDVAVFGQGVIGLLTTRLAQLNGARVTAVDALDGRLETAKRYGAHHTLNARTDTVAERIREATAGLGADLAIEISGVYPALHDALRSVAVGGRVVASGFYQGDGIGLRLGDEFHHNRVQLICSQIGGVPPQLSNRWSVERLQQTFLRLVAEGQVDVTSLVSHVIPAADAANAYVLLDERPAEALQVVLEF, via the coding sequence GTGGAACGCGTCGTCCAATTCACCGGCCCCCGCCAGGTGGAGGTAGCCGAGCAGGTCAGAGCCGATCTGCCGCCCGGACACCTCCGAGTCCGCACCCGCTACTCAGGCATCTCGGCCGGCACCGAGCTCACGGCCTACCGCGGCACCAACCCGTACCTGACGCGAACCTGGGACCCCGAGGCGCGGCTGTTCCGCGACGGCGCGGCCGGCATGGAGTACCCCGTGGCCGGCTGGGGCTACTCGGAGGTGGGCGAGGTCGTCGAGGTCTCCCCGGAACTGGCGGGCACCCCGGGGCTGCCCCAGCCCGGCGACCTGGTCTGGGGCATATGGGGCCACCGCAGCGAGGGCATCGTCCCGGCCGAGCGGATGATCGGTCACACCCTGCCCGCGGGGCTGGAGCCACTGGCGGGCGCCTTCGCCCGGGTCGGCGCCATCGCGTACAACGCCGTGCTGGCCGGAGACATCCACCTCGGGGAGGACGTCGCCGTGTTCGGGCAGGGCGTCATCGGCCTGCTCACCACCCGCCTCGCCCAGCTCAACGGCGCCCGCGTCACCGCCGTCGACGCCCTCGACGGCCGCCTGGAGACCGCCAAGCGTTACGGCGCCCACCACACCCTCAACGCCCGCACGGACACCGTCGCCGAACGCATCCGCGAGGCCACCGCCGGCCTCGGCGCCGACCTCGCCATCGAGATCAGCGGTGTCTACCCCGCCCTGCACGATGCCCTGCGTTCGGTCGCCGTCGGCGGCCGCGTGGTGGCGTCCGGCTTCTACCAGGGCGACGGCATCGGCCTGCGCCTGGGCGACGAGTTCCACCACAACCGCGTGCAGCTCATCTGCTCCCAGATCGGCGGCGTCCCCCCGCAGCTGTCGAACCGCTGGAGTGTCGAGCGCCTCCAGCAGACCTTCCTGCGGCTGGTCGCCGAGGGACAGGTGGACGTCACCTCCCTGGTGAGCCACGTCATCCCGGCCGCCGACGCCGCCAACGCCTATGTACTGCTGGACGAGCGCCCCGCCGAGGCGCTGCAGGTCGTCCTGGAATTCTGA
- a CDS encoding sugar phosphate isomerase/epimerase family protein, with amino-acid sequence MLKTAVQEQLLPGDTLQAKWDFAQEAGYDAIELRGRGDLHFASRLDELKQARKDGVVMPTVCVDMLHFLGAFDDDQRRDAVAQMKSQLTVIAEIGGLGAQTPASYGMFSRRLPPFEPPRSEEGDREILLAGLTELGEHARKEGVTLFLEPLNRYEDHMVNRLEQAADLIRETGLGSLKIGIDSYHMNIEESDPAAAIVAHADVIGHAQVSDSNRFQPGAGHLDWPAWLGALHTIGYDGYLALECRLTGDPLDAVRTVPAFLKRSGA; translated from the coding sequence ATGCTCAAGACCGCGGTTCAGGAACAACTCCTGCCCGGAGACACCCTGCAGGCCAAATGGGACTTCGCCCAGGAGGCCGGCTACGACGCCATCGAACTGCGTGGCAGGGGCGACCTCCACTTCGCCTCCCGCCTCGACGAACTCAAGCAGGCCCGCAAGGACGGCGTGGTCATGCCCACAGTGTGCGTCGACATGCTGCACTTCCTCGGCGCCTTCGACGACGACCAACGCCGCGACGCAGTCGCCCAGATGAAGTCCCAGCTCACCGTGATCGCCGAGATCGGCGGCCTGGGCGCCCAGACCCCAGCTTCCTACGGCATGTTCTCGCGCCGCCTGCCGCCCTTCGAGCCGCCCCGCTCCGAGGAGGGAGACCGCGAGATCCTGCTCGCCGGACTGACCGAACTGGGCGAGCACGCACGCAAGGAGGGCGTCACCCTCTTCCTGGAGCCCCTCAACCGCTACGAGGACCACATGGTCAACCGGCTGGAACAGGCCGCCGACCTGATCCGCGAGACCGGCCTCGGCTCCCTGAAGATCGGCATCGACAGCTACCACATGAACATCGAGGAGAGCGACCCGGCCGCCGCGATCGTCGCCCACGCCGACGTCATCGGCCACGCCCAGGTCTCCGACTCCAACCGCTTCCAGCCCGGTGCCGGACACCTCGACTGGCCCGCCTGGCTCGGTGCCCTGCACACCATCGGCTACGACGGCTACCTGGCCCTCGAGTGCCGTCTGACCGGCGACCCCCTCGACGCCGTCCGTACCGTCCCCGCCTTCCTCAAGAGGTCCGGCGCGTGA